A genomic window from Bdellovibrio sp. SKB1291214 includes:
- a CDS encoding methyl-accepting chemotaxis protein — protein MKFGSKIILNIAVSSVVCSLAAVAISSSKIHKQGQEQLVEKSQAILSRLEAIRGYIATQGGLEEDIKHMVATYPDGKLPAEAQERILHKVPIYASIKVGFENADKDHYKFRVFAAHPRRVQNTPTASESEILKMFESKPELTEFVENKDGEITVYRPIRLSAQQGCMLCHGHPSTSPWGNGKDILGFPMENWADGKMHGVFAVKSSTEEVKAAANNASISILLWTTLISAFILVVSYLLIRKPLGALMESINKLNVAGTQVSATSNEILASSQTVTQSSVKAAASIEETSASTEEISSMVKRNSEHANEAKNLAHQASQKAHIGEQEVRKLTSSMEDISASSKKIEEIITVIDDIAFQTNLLALNASVEAARAGEHGKGFAVVADAVRSLAQRSATSAKEISNLINESAKKVEHGHEVVRSSEASLKEIVTSIEKLSNLNTEISTASAEQEQGIAQINQALTDMEKITISNTSSAQEVSTASEELNNQADVMKTVVDDLTKLMAG, from the coding sequence ATGAAATTTGGATCAAAGATCATTTTAAATATCGCAGTCTCTAGCGTGGTTTGTTCTCTGGCAGCCGTGGCTATTTCGTCTTCAAAAATTCACAAACAAGGCCAAGAGCAACTGGTGGAAAAATCCCAAGCTATATTGTCCCGTCTTGAAGCTATTCGTGGTTACATCGCCACTCAGGGTGGACTTGAAGAAGATATCAAACACATGGTTGCGACCTATCCGGATGGAAAGCTTCCAGCTGAAGCCCAAGAACGCATTCTTCACAAAGTTCCAATCTATGCCTCTATTAAAGTAGGTTTTGAAAACGCAGATAAGGATCACTATAAGTTCCGCGTTTTTGCGGCTCACCCAAGACGCGTTCAAAATACGCCCACAGCTAGCGAATCTGAAATCTTGAAAATGTTTGAATCAAAACCAGAGCTGACTGAGTTTGTAGAAAACAAAGACGGTGAGATCACGGTCTACCGACCGATCCGTTTATCTGCTCAACAAGGTTGTATGCTTTGCCATGGTCATCCCTCCACTTCTCCATGGGGTAACGGCAAAGACATTTTGGGCTTCCCGATGGAAAATTGGGCTGATGGAAAAATGCACGGTGTATTCGCGGTAAAGTCTTCCACCGAGGAAGTGAAAGCAGCGGCTAACAACGCATCTATTTCTATTTTGCTTTGGACAACATTAATTTCAGCTTTCATCTTAGTTGTTTCATACCTACTGATCCGCAAACCATTAGGCGCGTTGATGGAATCCATCAACAAGCTCAACGTTGCGGGCACACAAGTTTCTGCCACTTCGAATGAAATTCTTGCTTCAAGCCAAACAGTGACGCAATCTTCTGTGAAAGCCGCAGCATCCATCGAAGAAACATCTGCCTCTACAGAAGAAATTTCCAGCATGGTTAAACGCAATAGCGAACATGCCAACGAAGCGAAAAACCTGGCTCACCAAGCTTCACAAAAAGCACATATTGGCGAACAAGAAGTCCGTAAATTAACGTCGTCAATGGAAGACATTTCTGCAAGTTCGAAAAAAATTGAAGAGATCATCACCGTGATCGACGACATTGCTTTCCAAACAAACCTGCTGGCATTGAATGCCTCTGTCGAAGCTGCTCGCGCAGGAGAACATGGTAAAGGCTTTGCCGTGGTCGCTGATGCCGTTCGTTCTTTAGCGCAAAGAAGTGCAACATCTGCCAAAGAGATTTCAAACCTGATCAATGAAAGTGCGAAAAAAGTAGAACACGGCCACGAGGTCGTTCGCTCCAGCGAAGCGTCTTTGAAAGAAATCGTGACATCTATCGAAAAGCTTTCAAACCTGAACACAGAAATTTCAACAGCCAGCGCTGAGCAAGAACAAGGTATCGCGCAAATCAACCAAGCACTAACCGATATGGAAAAGATAACAATCTCCAACACAAGCTCTGCCCAAGAAGTTTCCACAGCCTCTGAAGAGCTCAACAACCAAGCCGACGTCATGAAAACCGTCGTCGACGACCTAACCAAGCTAATGGCCGGCTAA
- a CDS encoding cell division protein FtsQ/DivIB — translation MKKLVLKLFVGFVVIPAALIGTLYYLNENGFFNIQKVEVVLENPPQGQEQFLKPNVDALEAALAKYKGESLWNIKLRSVNKELQKQEWIEGVQISRQWPTTLSLRVRPYEVKLLYMGKAGKLVPIIKSGDFLDPIEAKEAPDLAILDGDAFAKKKDLRKKAVDVIEQIPTNGSFSRKTISEVRYDNKEGFWMTLIKTGTQVKIGEDQVALKAARVSRVVDYLETKQFDARVIDADLSKKVLVRLRKDP, via the coding sequence GTGAAGAAGTTGGTGCTGAAATTATTTGTTGGGTTCGTTGTTATTCCAGCCGCTTTGATTGGTACTCTCTATTATTTGAATGAAAATGGCTTTTTCAATATTCAAAAAGTGGAAGTGGTTTTGGAAAATCCACCTCAAGGCCAAGAGCAGTTTTTAAAACCAAATGTCGATGCGCTAGAAGCCGCCCTTGCTAAATACAAAGGCGAATCTCTTTGGAACATCAAATTGAGATCTGTAAATAAAGAGTTACAAAAACAAGAGTGGATCGAGGGCGTACAGATTTCTCGTCAATGGCCTACGACACTTTCTTTGCGTGTGAGACCTTACGAAGTGAAACTTCTTTATATGGGTAAAGCCGGAAAGCTTGTTCCTATTATTAAGAGTGGTGATTTCCTAGATCCTATCGAAGCAAAGGAAGCGCCAGACCTTGCGATCTTAGATGGAGATGCTTTCGCTAAGAAAAAAGATCTTCGTAAGAAAGCTGTTGATGTGATCGAGCAAATTCCTACGAACGGATCCTTCAGCAGAAAAACAATTTCGGAAGTTCGTTACGATAATAAAGAAGGTTTTTGGATGACACTGATTAAGACGGGAACACAGGTCAAAATCGGTGAAGACCAAGTGGCACTAAAGGCAGCGCGCGTTTCTCGCGTCGTTGATTACCTCGAAACAAAGCAGTTTGACGCTCGCGTCATAGACGCGGATCTGTCGAAGAAAGTCCTTGTCAGGTTGCGTAAGGATCCCTAA